The Pyrus communis chromosome 9, drPyrComm1.1, whole genome shotgun sequence genome has a segment encoding these proteins:
- the LOC137745329 gene encoding AMP deaminase-like produces the protein MESSATHLAMAALVGASLVAVSAYYMHRKTLTQLLEFAKTMEREREREGDSDGGCDSPQRMKKRRSHARRKGSGYYRRNSASLPDVTAISGGIGGDDHRRNGCLPVDGIPEGLPRLHTLPEGKSTERANSVKRTGSLIQQISPKSPVASASAFESVEGSDDEDNMTDNSKLGTVGPDGKIIYENLPNHVNANGEQMPIAATSMIRSHSVSGDLHGVQPDPIAADILRKEPEQETFARLKITPTEVPSSDEAEVYEVLQECLKLRKRYLFSETVAPWEKEIITDPSTPKPNPAPFLYTSEGKSDHYFEMQDGVIHVYPNKDSKEDLFPVADATTFFTDLHHILRVIAAGNIRTLCHHRLNLLEQKFNLHLMLNADREFLAQKSAPHRDFYNVRKVDTHVHHSACMNQKHLLRFIKSKLRKEPDEVVIFRDGTYLTLKEVFESLDLTGYDLNVDLLDVHADKSTFHRFDKFNLKYNPCGQSRLREIFLKQDNLIQGRFLAELTKQVFSDLAASKYQMAEYRVSIYGRKQSEWDQMASWIVNNELYSGNVVWLIQLPRLYNIYKEMGIVTSFQNILDNIFIPLFEVTVDPDSHPQLHVFLKQVVGLDLVDDETKPERRPTKHMPTPAQWTNVFNPAFSYYVYYCYANLYALNKLRESKGMTTIKFRPHSGEAGDIDHLAATFLTANNIAHGINLRKSPVLQYLYYLAQIGLAMSPLSNNSLFLDYHRNPFPMFFLRGLNVSLSTDDPLQIHLTKEPLVEEYSIAASVWKLSSCDLCEIARNSVYQSGFSHALKSHWIGREYYKRGPGGNDIHKTNVPHIRVQFRDTIWREEMQQVYLGKANIPNEVDR, from the exons ATGGAGTCGTCAGCGACACATTTGGCCATGGCGGCTCTGGTTGGAGCTTCGCTGGTTGCCGTGTCGGCCTACTACATGCACCGCAAAACCCTAACTCAGCTATTGGAGTTCGCCAAGACgatggagagggagagggagagggagggggaCTCCGACGGCGGCTGTGACTCGCCGCAGCGCATGAAGAAGCGTAGAAGCCACGCGCGGCGCAAGGGCAGCGGCTATTACCGGCGGAACTCGGCGTCTTTGCCGGACGTGACGGCAATTTCCGGAGGGATTGGCGGCGATGATCATAGGCGCAACGGTTGCCTTCCCGTCGACGGTATTCCGGAGGGGTTGCCGAGGCTGCACACTCTCCCGGAAG GGAAATCTACTGAGCGTGCGAATTCAGTTAAGAGAACAGGCAGTCTTATCCAACAAATTTCTCCCAAGTCTCCAGTTGCAAGTGCAAGTGCCTTTGAGAGCGTAGAAGGATCAGATGATGAGGATAACATGACTGACAATTCTAAACTTGGCACTGTG GGGCCGGATGGTAAGATCATATATGAAAATTTACCGAACCATGTTAATGCCAACGGAGAGCAAATGCCTATAGCTGCTACAAGTATGATTAGGTCCCATAGTGTATCTGGTGATCTGCATGGTGTCCAGCCTGATCCAATTGCAGCTGATATCCTAAGGAAAGAGCCAGAACAAGAGACTTTTGCACGACTTAAAATTACTCCAACGG AAGTGCCATCTAGCGATGAAGCGGAGGTATACGAGGTTCTTCAAGAATGCCTCAAATTGCGAAAAAGATATTTATTCAGTGAGACAGTTGCTCCGTGGGAGAAAGAAATTATAACAGACCCAAGTACCCCAAAACCCAACCCAGCACCATTTTTATATACTTCTGAGGGGAAATCTGAT CATTATTTTGAAATGCAAGACGGGGTCATTCATGTGTATCCAAATAAAGATT CAAAAGAAGACCTTTTTCCTGTTGCTGATGCAACAACCTTTTTCACTGACCTACATCACATACTCCGAGTTATAGCAGCAGGGAATATCAGAACTTTATGCCATCATCGGCTGAATCTTCTGGAACAA AAATTCAATCTTCACTTAATGCTTAATGCGGATAGGGAGTTTCTGGCTCAGAAAAGTGCTCCTCATCGTGACTTTTATAATGTCAGAAAAGTAGATACACATGTTCATCACTCAGCATGCATGAACCAGAAACATCTGTTGAGGTTTATAAAATCAAAGTTGAGGAAGGAGCCTGATGAG GTTGTAATATTTAGAGATGGAACCTATTTGACCTTGAAAGAGGTTTTTGAGAGTTTGGATTTGACTGG ATACGACCTGAATGTTGACCTTTTGGATGTTCATGCTGACAAGAGCACATTTCATCGTTTCGATAAGTTTAATCTTAAGTACAACCCTTGTGGTCAAAGTAGGCTCCGGGAGATTTTCCTTAAGCAGGATAATCTTATTCAAG GACGTTTCCTTGCTGAGCTGACAAAGCAAGTGTTTTCTGATCTTGCTGCCAGTAAATATCAG ATGGCTGAGTACAGGGTATCGATTTATGGTAGGAAGCAGAGTGAGTGGGACCAAATGGCCAGTTGGATAGTGAACAATGAATTGTACAGTGGGAATGTTGTTTGGTTGATTCAG cTGCCCCGGCTGTACAATATATACAAGGAAATGGGAATAGTAACATCATTTCAGAACATTCTTGACAATATCTTTATTCCACTGTTTGAGGTTACTGTAGATCCAGATTCCCATCCACAGTTGCACGTTTTCCTGAAACAG GTTGTGGGGTTAGATTTGGTGGATGATGAGACCAAGCCTGAAAGACGCCCCACGaaacacatgccaacaccagCACAATGGACCAATGTATTCAATCCTGCATTTTCATACTACGTGTACTACTGTTATGCTAATCTCTACGCATTAAACAAG CTTCGTGAATCTAAGGGCATGACGACAATCAAATTCCGTCCACATTCTGGGGAG GCCGGTGACATTGACCACCTTGCTGCAACATTTCTTACCGCAAATAATATTGCACATGGAATCAATTTGAGAAAATCTCCTGTACTTCAATATCTGTATTACTTAGCCCAG ATTGGTCTGGCTATGTCACCCCTGAGCAACAATTCGTTGTTTTTGGACTACCATCGGAACCCTTTTCCTATGTTTTTCTTACGGGGTCTTAATGTTTCTCTTTCCACCGATGATCCTCTCCAAATCCACTTAACAAAAGAACCTTTGGTGGAAGAATATAGTATAGCTGCTTCT GTATGGAAATTGAGCTCATGTGATCTATGTGAAATTGCGCGTAATTCAGTCTACCAATCAGGTTTTTCACATGCACTGAAG TCGCACTGGATCGGTAGAGAGTACTACAAGAGAGGACCAGGTGGAAATGATATCCACAAAACAAATGTGCCTCATATCCGGGTGCAATTTCGTGACACG ATCTGGAGAGAAGAGATGCAACAGGTTTATCTCGGCAAGGCCAATATCCCAAACGAAGTTGACAG GTGA
- the LOC137745330 gene encoding protein SCO1 homolog 1, mitochondrial-like: MASIISRTVNHLRHVNRSVIRSGLPNPPPPLADSLQNRHLPLLGQSLAIYQRSLFSTTPITTAENQGNPEPKTSESANSGKSGDSGEGNKSGESHESSNAGKSIRGGPVSWLSFLLLVATGAGIILYYDKEKRQHIEEIFKASKEVKQGPSVGKAAIGGPFNLINHDGKRVTEKDFLGNWTLMYFGFTHCPDICPDELVKLAAAVDKLKKDAGIEIVPLFISVDPERDTVEQVREYVKEFHPKLIGLTGNPDEIRSVAHAYRVYYMKTTEEDSDYLVDHSIVMYLMSPKMEFVKFFGKNNDVDSLAEGITKEIKQYKK; this comes from the exons ATGGCGTCCATCATTTCCAGGACCGTTAACCATCTCCGCCACGTCAACCGCTCAGTGATCCGATCCGGGTTGCCGAATCCACCGCCACCGCTCGCCGACTCTCTCCAAAATCGGCATCTTCCACTCCTCGGACAG TCGTTGGCGATTTATCAAAGATCTCTTTTTTCAACGACACCCATTACTACGGCGGAAAATCAAGGAAACCCTGAACCCAAAACCTCGGAAAGTGCAAATTCTGGTAAATCTGGTGATTCTGGTGAAGGGAACAAGTCTGGGGAATCACATGAGAGTAGTAATGCCGGAAAATCTATTCGTGGAGGG CCTGTTTCGTGGTTGAGTTTTCTGCTGCTGGTGGCGACTGGAGCCGGAATTATACTCTATTACGACAAGGAAAAGAGACAACATATTGAAG AAATATTTAAGGCATCCAAGGAAGTAAAGCAAGGACCATCTGTGGGAAAAGCTGCCATTGGGGGTCCATTCAATCTTATCAACCATGATGGGAAGCGAGTAACTGAAAAAGATTTTTTGGGGAATTGGACTTTGATGTACTTTGGTTTCACTCACTGCCCTGATATCTGCCCAGATGAGCTAGTAAAGCTAGCTGCTGCGGTTGATAAATTAA AGAAAGATGCAGGGATTGAGATAGTGCCCCTGTTCATATCTGTTGATCCTGAGAGGGATACCGTCGAGCAAGTCCGTGAATATGTGAAGG AGTTTCATCCAAAGCTGATTGGCTTAACTGGTAACCCTGATGAGATACGGAGTGTTGCTCATGCATATCGTGTGTACTATATGAAGACAACAGAAGAAGACTCAGATTATCTTGTGGACCATTCCATAGTCAT GTACTTGATGAGCCCCAAGAtggaatttgtgaaatttttcgGAAAGAACAACGATGTTGACTCACTTGCTGAAGGTATAACGAAAGAGATAAAGCAGtacaaaaaatag
- the LOC137745603 gene encoding uncharacterized protein has protein sequence MAGGGNFMNRVVSYLVNELLVDSLANSRAFQRFAVKTSKRIEDIQNIAAKKKEQLAEQMKDFSKNMEDSFKDGR, from the exons ATGGCGGGCGGTGGGAACTTCATGAACAGAGTCGTGTCGTACCTCGTCAATGAGCTTCTGGTCGATAGCCTCGCCAACAG CCGTGCATTCCAAAGGTTTGCTGTGAAAACATCGAAGAGGATTGAAGATATTCAAAATATTG CTGCAAAGAAGAAGGAACAGCTTGCCGAGCAGATGAAGGATTTCTCGAAGAACATGGAAGAT TCTTTCAAAGATGGTCGATGA
- the LOC137744186 gene encoding protein trichome birefringence-like 3, whose protein sequence is MSFPPSTASGAMKVFRGKLHFPIIMVCAIAFISLLYTERIGIILSSNPFFKVKSCSKTNATSKNKNRNATLDKLRDTILDDRFEFDPEECSIENGKWVFNRSIEPLYSDRSCPYLDRQVSCVKNGRPDSGYRYWQWQIQDCTLPRFDPEVVLKKLSGKRLLFVGDSLQRGQWQSLVCMVESIIPEDQKSIRRGHSHTVFSAKEYNASIEFYWAPFLVDSNSDEQIIGNPKERILKVDSVAKHAKYWTGVDILVFNTYVWWMSGYTIKSYWGSFPNGEEGYEELEAPAAYRIALKTWANWVDTNVNPNKTRVFFTTMSPTHMRSADWENPDGMRCFNETKPYMKKGFWGTGSDKKIMRVVSEVINKMKFPVSVLNVTQMSNYRVDAHTKVYTETGGQVLTDEQKADVLHNSDCIHWCLPGVPDTWNQIFVAHL, encoded by the exons ATGAGCTTCCCTCCATCGACTGCATCTGGCGCAATGAAAGTGTTTCGCGGAAAGCTACATTTTCCAATTATCATGGTCTGCGCTATCGCCTTCATCAGTCTCCTCTACACCGAACGGATTGGCATCATTctttcctccaacccttttttCAAAGTTAAATCATGTTCCAAAACCAATGCCACTTCGAAAAATA AAAATAGAAATGCTACACTGGATAAGTTGAGGGATACCATATTAGATGATAGGTTTGAGTTTGACCCTGAGGAGTGCAGCATTGAAAATGGAAAGTGGGTGTTCAACCGTTCGATCGAGCCTCTTTACTCGGATAGAAGTTGCCCGTATCTTGATAGGCAAGTTTCGTGTGTCAAGAATGGACGTCCGGATTCTGGCTATCGCTACTGGCAATGGCAGATCCAAGATTGCACATTGCCAAG ATTTGATCCAGAAGTTGTTCTTAAGAAACTTAGCGGAAAGAGGCTACTTTTTGTTGGGGATTCTTTGCAAAGAGGTCAATGGCAATCTCTAGTCTGTATGGTTGAATCCATCATACCAGAGGACCAAAAGTCCATAAGACGCGGGCACTCTCACACAGTCTTCAGTGCCAAG GAGTATAATGCAAGTATTGAATTCTACTGGGCTCCATTTCTCGTTGATTCCAATTCTGATGAACAGATAATCGGAAATCCGAAGGAAAGAATACTAAAAGTGGATTCAGTTGCCAAGCATGCCAAATACTGGACAGGAGTTGATATCCTTGTGTTCAACACTTACGTTTGGTGGATGAGCGGCTACACGATCAAATCATA CTGGGGCTCGTTTCCAAACGGAGAAGAAGGGTACGAAGAATTGGAAGCACCGGCTGCCTACAGAATAGCATTGAAGACATGGGCTAACTGGGTCGACACAAATGTGAATCCGAACAAGACCCGTGTTTTTTTCACTACTATGTCCCCTACACACATGAG AAGCGCAGACTGGGAAAATCCAGATGGGATGAGATGCTTCAACGAAACAAAGCCATACATGAAAAAGGGATTCTGGGGAACTGGTTCGGACAAGAAGATCATGCGTGTGGTGTCCGAAGtaataaacaaaatgaaatttccGGTTTCAGTACTCAATGTAACGCAGATGTCAAATTACAGAGTTGATGCTCACACAAAAGTTTACACCGAAACCGGAGGCCAAGTACTAACTGATGAGCAAAAGGCTGATGTGCTGCACAATTCAGATTGCATACATTGGTGCCTTCCTGGAGTTCCGGACACATGGAATCAAATTTTTGTGGCACATTTATAG
- the LOC137745598 gene encoding bifunctional monothiol glutaredoxin-S16, chloroplastic, which translates to MATIIHLSPIHTSSPSSRLFSSHSPQNTPNPSFNLPTKAPTFRSISLKPYAASKPRASVITSAVKALSETELVTVPEEVEIAGKLPAETGVYAVFDQSGELQFVGLSRNIAASILSHRKSLPELCYSVKVGVVDEPDRAVLTEAWKSWMEEHIKATGKVPPGNESGNATWVRKPPPRKKKSDLRLTPGPNVQLTVPLEELIDRLVNENKVVAFIKGSRSAPLCGFSQKVVGILENHGVDYESVDVLDEEYNRGLRETLKKYSNWPTFPQIFVNGELLGGCDILSSMQEKGELASLFKK; encoded by the exons ATGGCGACAATCATCCACCTCTCTCCAATCCACACTTCATCTCCCTCTAGCCGCTTATTCTCTTCTCACTCTCCCCAAAATACCCCCAACCCCTCATTCAATTTACCAACCAAAGCCCCTACCTTCCGCTCCATTTCTCTCAAACCTTACGCCGCATCCAAGCCCCGAGCTTCGGTCATCACTTCGGCAGTTAAGGCCCTCTCGGAGACCGAGCTAGTCACCGTGCCGGAGGAGGTAGAAATCGCCGGGAAATTGCCGGCGGAGACTGGGGTCTACGCCGTTTTTGACCAGAGCGGAGAGCTGCAGTTCGTCGGGTTATCGAGGAACATAGCGGCGAGTATTCTCTCCCACCGGAAGTCGTTGCCGGAGCTTTGCTACTCCGTTAAG GTTGGGGTAGTAGATGAACCAGATAGGGCGGTTCTAACGGAAGCTTGGAAATCATGGATGGAAGAACACATAAAAGCAACTGGGAAGGTTCCCCCGGGAAATGAATCGGGCAACGCCACATGGGTCCGAAAGCCACCACCGAGGAAGAAGAAGTCTGATCTTCGGCTAACACCTGGTCCTAATGTGCAGCTGACAGTGCCACTGGAGGAACTCATTGACCGGTTGGTGAATGAGAACAAAGTTGTGGCCTTCATCAAGGGTTCGAGAAGTGCCCCATTGTGTGGTTTCTCGCAGAAGGTTGTCGGAATTCTTGAAAACCACGGGGTGGATTATGAAAGCGTTGATGTGCTTGACGAAGAGTATAATAGAGGATTGAGGGAGACTCTGAAGAAGTACAGTAACTGGCCGACTTTCCCCCAGATATTCGTGAATGGAGAACTGCTTGGGGGATGTGATATCCTAAGTTCCATGCAGGAGAAGGGCGAGCTTGCCAGCTTGTTTAAAAAGTGA